From the genome of Neodiprion pinetum isolate iyNeoPine1 chromosome 3, iyNeoPine1.2, whole genome shotgun sequence, one region includes:
- the LOC124214983 gene encoding uncharacterized protein: MDPKKFAEQMQESAALFVAKLYDLSDSPRNRCEETCPSQFGKLERPVSNSKTDHLDGPEIQISEVGSSPEDTIETVQPEQNEPDPESGLSSSALVQQQQHQQQIEDSLSDQQIQRHGTSTEQKPYPGGREIIRQALLNKNTSEESAEIMIASVENSTLKQYESSYKLWWEFNQETQSDPFSITAKKGLSFLTKRFQDGASYGTINSGKAALALIAREEIANSDLINRFMRGVYKKRPGRPRYDTIWDVDPVLDKLAEWYPLEPLKLKKVTKKLVLLLALGTAHRIQTLAAIKISNIIETQKGLEIKIPEHIKTSRAGAVQPLLKLPFFEHKPGLCIARTLLHYLTITKDLRGKEDYLLISFQKPHAKVSRDTIGRWIKSTLRELGVDERYTAHSTRHAATSKAAEKGVNIDEIKRIAGWSQKSKVFADFYNLPIKIQDDDFAKRVMLT, translated from the exons TGCGAAGAAACCTGTCCCAGCCAGTTCGGGAAACTGGAGCGGCCCGTCAGCAATTCGAAGACCGACCACCTTGACGGGCCAgagattcaaatttcagaAGTCGGCAGTAGCCCAGAGGATACCATCGAGACAGTCCAACCAGAGCAAAACGAGCCAGATCCAGAATCAGGCTTATCGTCGTCGGCACTCgtacaacagcagcagcaccagcagcagATCGAGGACTCATTGAGTGACCAGCAAATACAG CGGCACGGCACATCCACTGAACAAAAACCTTACCCTGGTGGCCGCGAAATTATCCGGCAGGCGCTGTTAAATAAGAACACATCGGAGGAATCCGCTGAAATCATGATCGCGTCAGTGGAAAACTCAACTCTCAAGCAATATGAATCTTCGTATAAACTTTGGTGGGAATTTAATCAAGAGACCCAGTCTGACCCTTTCAGCATCACAGCCAAAAAAGGGCTATCTTTCTTGACGAAAAGATTCCAAGATGGTGCCAGCTACGGAACCATCAACTCTGGAAAAGCGGCGCTAGCACTGATAGCGAGAGAGGAAATCGCTAACTCCGATCTCATCAACAGGTTTATGCGAGGCGTATACAAGAAGAGACCTGGCCGACCTAGGTACGACACAATCTGGGATGTAGACCCAGTGCTGGATAAACTTGCGGAGTGGTATCCCCTCGAACCTCTCAAACTAAAAAAGGTCACCAAAAAACTAGTACTACTCTTAGCACTAGGAACAGCACATCGTATTCAGACGCTAGCCGCTATAAAAATAAGTAACATAATAGAGACTCAAAAAGGTCTGGAAATAAAGATTCCGGAACACATAAAAACATCCAGGGCAGGAGCCGTTCAGCCCCTGCTAAAACTACCGTTCTTCGAACACAAACCTGGACTATGCATCGCAAGAACTTTGCTACATTACTTAACAATAACTAAAGACTTAAGAGGAAAAGAAGACTACTTGCTGATATCTTTCCAAAAACCACATGCAAAAGTCTCAAGAGACACCATTGGGCGATGGATAAAAAGTACGCTTAGAGAACTCGGAGTAGACGAGCGATATACTGCCCACAGTACACGACATGCTGCGACGTCGAAGGCGGCCGAGAAAGGTGTCAACATAgacgaaataaaaagaatcgcGGGATGGTCCCAGAAATCGAAGGTCTTCGCGGATTTCTACAACCTCCCGATCAAGATCCAAGACGACGACTTCGCGAAGAGGGTCATGTTgacataa